Proteins encoded within one genomic window of Haematobia irritans isolate KBUSLIRL chromosome 5, ASM5000362v1, whole genome shotgun sequence:
- the Dp1 gene encoding satellite-binding protein 1 Dp1 — translation MQAAAMEESSAINVEQQQEQPTTNNYQELTEQQPPSSPTSVATPTSTTSGGTNSNAAFSYDDLFPALPANTSAPLGNTTAQPCVRVTSSQKTQVLHLPGEERKSTDSEKFGEGESKRICQQISKETGAQIEIASGKNQSLTFLIKGKHNELLDARRKILMHFSTQASRSIAIPKEHHRVILGKAGKRLRDLEQQTATKITIPNQNDDSDIITIAGTKEDIEKAEHEIRQLSNEQYKKSSDRISVPKIYHPFIVGPYNENLNKIIEETGAKVNVPPQSVQKDEIVIMGEKDAVAAAKAKVEAIYKEMEKKCSTVSVEVAKAQHRYVIGPKGSTIAEILQLTGVSVEMPSLDSPLETITLRGPQVALGNALTVVYQKANSVKSVEIDAPRWIHKYVIGRKGSNMKRLEENYPNVNVNCLEDKIKLEGDPENVDKAVSYLNEIVSEYKESYAVEVMSVNPAYYKHIIGKAGANVNRLKEELDVNINIEEHEGANNIRIEGPKEGVEKAKLELKEKINKLENEKTKDVIIDRRLHRQIIGTKGEKIREIKDRFRNVLIVIPTPQENTDIVKLRGPKEEVDKCHQDLLKLVKEIKESSHIESVPIFKQFHRFVIGKGGANIKKIRDETQTKIDLPAEGDTNEVIVITGKEENVLEAKERIQKIQNELADIVTEEVQISPKYYNSIIGTGGKLISSIMEECGGVAIKFPTSESKTDKVIIRGPKDDVLKAKSQLLELANERQLASFTAEVRAKQQHHKFLIGKNGASIRKIRDATGARIIFPGNDDADKEVITIIGKEENVKQAKEQLEAIIKDIDLITDGEIAVDPKYHKYFVAKRGEILNRIQEECGGVMISFPRPGVDSDKVTLKGSKECIEAAKQRITEIVAEKDAEVTVDVVIPQRLHRTIMGPRGTKVQQIQNEHNVHVKFPDRDLTEPIEGLENGTNGSIDGVATDEPIRQCDIIRITGPIERCNAAKQALIDLVPIVEEYTVPYELHRTIIGPKGANVREFMSRYDVHIELPPSEAKSDIVKVSGTPAHVAEAKEALDKMIEEHEADRADRELRSFSLHIDVDPEYHSKLIGKRGAVINKLRSDYDVNISLPKRGDPNQTNQSIITITGYQEKAEAARDAIMEIVGEMQNLYREVIEIDTRVHSHIIGQRGRTIRKLIEDYKVDIRFPTSEEAKTNPDAVTIIGEEEDVENAKEAILNMAEDYTRDYLENLPPSPQPQTVGAFLSGSNNENGFVMKDAPWEKTNEKKGQSAAPNTQSQEDFPAVGGAPVTSAPMTSVWGPKN, via the exons atgcAAGCAGCAGCAATGGAAGAATCCAGCG CAATTAACGttgaacaacaacaagaacaacctACCACCAATAACTATCAAGAGCTAACGGAACAACAGCCACCATCTTCCCCAACTTCGGTTGCTACACCAACTAGCACCACCAGCGGCGGTACCAATAGCAATGCCGCATTTAGCTATGATGATCTGTTTCCAGCTTTGCCAGCTAATACATCTGCTCCATTAGGTAATACCACCGCTCAACCATGCGTACGTGTTACCAGCTCACAAAAGACTCAG GTTCTGCATTTACCTGGCGAAGAACGTAAGTCCACCGATTCGGAAAAATTCGGTGAAGGCGAATCCAAGCGTATTTGCCAGCAAATATCTAAGGAAACCGGTGCTCAAATTGAAATTGCTAGTGGCAAAAATCAATCGCTTACTTTCCTAATTAAGGGCAAGCACAACGAATTGCTTGATGCTCGTCGCAAAATTCTTATGCACTTTTCTACTCAAGCAAGCCGTTCTATAGCCATTCCTAAGGAACATCATCGTGTTATTTTGGGCAAGGCTGGCAAACGTTTGCGTGATTTGGAACAACAAACGGCAACGAAAATCACCATACCCAACCAAAATGACGATAGCGATATTATCACCATCGCCGGTACCAAGGAAGATATTGAAAAGGCCGAACATGAAATTCGCCAATTGTCGAACGAGCAATATAAGAAATCGTCCGATCGTATTTCGGTCCCAAAGATCTATCATCCTTTTATTGTGGGTCCAtacaatgaaaatttgaataagatcATCGAAGAGACCGGCGCCAAGGTAAATGTACCTCCGCAATCTGTTCAAAAGGATGAAATTGTTATTATGGGTGAAAAAGATGCTGTTGCTGCCGCCAAGGCCAAGGTCGAAGCTATCTACAAGGAAATGGAGAAGAAATGCTCCACGGTAAGCGTAGAAGTGGCCAAAGCCCAACATCGGTATGTGATTGGTCCCAAGGGTTCAACAATTGCCGAAATTCTGCAATTGACTGGAGTCTCTGTGGAAATGCCTTCCCTAGACTCACCTTTGGAAACTATTACTCTGCGCGGACCCCAGGTTGCTCTTGGAAATGCCTTGACCGTAGTCTATCAGAAGGCTAACTCTGTGAAATCTGTTGAGATCGATGCCCCTCGGTGGATCCATAAATATGTGATTGGCCGTAAGGGTTCTAATATGAAAAGACTCGAAGAAAACTATCCCAATGTCAATGTGAATTGCCTTGAAGACAAGATTAAATTGGAGGGCGATCCCGAAAATGTCGATAAGGCCGTTTCCTACTTGAATGAGATTGTTAGCGAATACAAGGAGTCCTATGCTGTTGAGGTGATGTCCGTTAATCCAGCCTATTACAAGCACATCATTGGCAAGGCTGGTGCTAATGTGAATCGCCTAAAGGAAGAATTGGATGTCAACATCAACATTGAGGAACACGAGGGCGCAAACAATATTCGCATTGAAGGTCCCAAAGAGGGTGTTGAGAAGGCTAAACTtgaattaaaggaaaaaattaacaaattggaAAATGAAAAAACGAAGGATGTCATCATTGATAGACGTTTGCATCGCCAAATTATTGGTACCAAGGGTGAAAAAATTCGCGAAATTAAGGATCGTTTCCGTAATGTTTTGATTGTGATCCCCACCCCTCAGGAGAATACTGACATTGTAAAATTGCGTGGTCCCAAAGAGGAAGTCGACAAATGTCACCAGGATCTCTTGAAATTGGTTAAAGAAATCAAGGAATCGTCGCACATTGAATCGGTGCCTATCTTCAAGCAATTCCATAGATTTGTCATTGGCAAAGGTGGTGCTAACATAAAGAAAATCCGTGACGAAACCCAAACCAAGATCGATCTTCCAGCTGAGGGTGACACTAACGAGGTTATTGTTATTACCGGCAAGGAAGAGAACGTCCTTGAGGCCAAAGAACGCATCCAAAAGATTCAAAATGAATTGGCCGACATTGTCACCGAGGAAGTACAAATCTCGCCCAAATACTATAATTCCATTATTGGCACTGGTGGCAAATTGATATCGTCCATTATGGAGGAGTGCGGTGGTGTGGCCATTAAATTCCCCACGAGTGAGTCTAAGACCGACAAGGTCATCATACGCGGTCCCAAAGACGATGTTCTTAAGGCCAAGTCGCAGCTATTGGAATTGGCGAATGAACGCCAGTTGGCTTCATTCACTGCCGAAGTTCGTGCCAAGCAACAACATCATAAGTTCCTCATTGGCAAAAATGGCGCTTCCATAAGGAAAATACGTGATGCCACCGGTGCACGTATCATATTCCCAGGTAATGATGACGCTGACAAAGAGGTCATTACCATTATTGGCAAAGAAGAAAATGTGAAACAGGCCAAGGAGCAGTTGGAGGCCATTATCAAGGACATTGATCTGATTACTGATGGTGAAATCGCTGTTGATCCCAAGTATCACAAGTACTTTGTTGCtaaacgtggtgaaattcttaacCGCATCCAAGAAGAGTGTGGCGGTGTCATGATATCATTCCCCAGACCAGGAGTGGACTCCGATAAGGTAACACTCAAGGGTTCCAAGGAATGCATTGAAGCTGCTAAACAACGTATTACGGAAATCGTTGCCGAAAAAGATGCCGAGGTGACCGTTGATGTTGTAATTCCTCAACGCCTCCATCGCACCATTATGGGTCCTCGTGGCACTAAAGTGCAACAAATACAAAATGAACATAATGTACATGTTAAATTCCCTGATCGGGATTTAACTGAGCCAATCGAAGGATTGGAAAATGGCACCAATGGCAGCATTGATGGTGTAGCAACCGATGAACCCATACGCCAATGTGATATCATTCGTATAACCGGTCCCATTGAAAGATGCAATGCCGCCAAACAGGCTCTCATTGATCTGGTGCCAATCGTTGAAGAGTACACCGTTCCTTACGAACTACATCGCACTATAATCGGTCCCAAGGGGGCTAATGTACGCGAGTTCATGTCCAGATATGATGTACATATTGAATTACCACCCAGCGAAGCAAAATCGGATATCGTCAAAGTGTCTGGTACACCAGCTCACGTCGCCGAAGCCAAAGAGGCTTTggacaaaatgattgaagagcATGAAGCCGATCGTGCCGATCGCGAATTACGATCATTTTCCCTGCACATCGACGTTGATCCCGAATACCATTCGAAATTGATTGGCAAACGCGGTGCAGTTATCAATAAACTGCGTAGCGATTATGACGTCAACATATCATTGCCCAAACGTGGTGATCCCAATCAAACCAATCAAAGCATCATCACCATAACAGGCTACCAAGAGAAGGCAGAAGCTGCTCGTGATGCCATTATGGAAATTGTTGGTGAAATGCAAAATCTATACCGTGAAGTGATTGAAATCGATACACGTGTCCATTCGCATATTATTGGTCAACGTGGCAGAACCATTCGCAAGCTTATTGAAGACTACAAG